One genomic segment of Thalassospiraceae bacterium LMO-SO8 includes these proteins:
- a CDS encoding exonuclease domain-containing protein yields MDRFEIIRAMSMRRLAGWALGLLTVAALAVLAAVAWRLRDGGGTADFLWTWGSGAAVLALVFAAIWAQLDHLLHVREFDKSALPARPELYDFDQLNPPMHLEELGGKKLKDLTFVVFDTETTGLKPSEGDEIISIAGVRVTGGRIDEDTPFSRLVHPGKNIPKASIRFHGITDDMVKGEPPIGDVLPAFKAFVGEAVLVAHNAAFDVRFLKLKEAATGVIFDNMVLDSLLLSVFLDAESRNHSLDAIAERLGVAVEGRHTALGDSIVTAKVFLRMLDMLEARGITTLRQAVDASIRMEHVREMQKQF; encoded by the coding sequence GTGGACCGTTTCGAGATCATCCGCGCCATGAGCATGCGGCGGTTGGCGGGCTGGGCCCTGGGCCTGTTGACCGTCGCCGCCCTGGCGGTTCTGGCGGCCGTTGCCTGGCGGCTCAGGGACGGCGGCGGAACCGCCGATTTCCTGTGGACCTGGGGGTCGGGCGCGGCGGTCCTTGCCCTGGTGTTCGCCGCCATCTGGGCACAGCTGGATCACCTGCTGCACGTCCGCGAATTCGACAAGAGCGCCCTGCCCGCGCGGCCGGAACTCTACGACTTCGACCAGCTCAACCCGCCCATGCATCTTGAGGAACTGGGCGGCAAGAAGCTGAAGGACCTGACCTTCGTGGTGTTCGACACGGAGACCACGGGCCTCAAGCCGTCCGAAGGGGACGAGATCATCTCCATCGCGGGCGTGCGCGTGACGGGCGGGCGCATCGACGAGGATACGCCCTTTTCCCGCCTGGTCCATCCGGGGAAGAACATCCCCAAGGCGTCCATCCGCTTTCACGGCATCACCGACGACATGGTCAAGGGCGAGCCGCCGATCGGCGACGTGCTGCCCGCCTTCAAGGCCTTCGTCGGCGAGGCGGTGCTGGTCGCCCATAACGCCGCCTTCGACGTCCGCTTTCTCAAGCTGAAGGAAGCGGCCACGGGCGTGATCTTCGACAACATGGTGCTGGATTCCCTGCTGCTCTCCGTGTTCCTCGACGCGGAAAGCCGCAACCATTCGCTGGACGCCATCGCCGAACGCCTGGGCGTCGCGGTCGAGGGGCGCCACACCGCATTGGGCGACAGCATCGTCACCGCCAAGGTGTTCCTAAGAATGTTGGACATGCTGGAAGCCCGCGGCATCACCACCCTGCGTCAGGCGGTCGACGCTTCGATCCGCATGGAACACGTGCGGGAGATGCAGAAGCAGTTCTAA
- a CDS encoding putative nucleotidyltransferase substrate binding domain-containing protein, translating into MEPRTAIFRMLVREAMAAMPPSLPADAPLNDVVRRMTDSRASGVVLTGPDGRPDGIITEHDIARRALFQAGADTPASQVMTRPLRVIGETEYLYQAIAVMRRTGLRHMPVIDPAGRLTGMLNLDDTLAVASRTLMEQIDSLTQAGDVAGLARVKRAQVALADQLFRDNLPAPEIQALLSNINLDIYRRVVDGALAAMAAEGLGPPPVDFSVIVMGSGGRGESFLFPDQDNGFILEDYPDDRHTEIDAWFIDLGERMTQNLDAIGLPLCKGFVMATNPLWRKTLSQWKAQISLWSRKRGTTMLRLCDIFFDFRSAWGRADLADDLRRHVVETARGNHMFLREMFEDDQDHGPAIGWFGRFITMKESDAAGYKGYLNLKHSGTLPLVEAMRLLCLREGLAINPTLERMQALEERGVLARDEADYLQGAYRHISHLLLRQQIADFQAGRPVTNYVHPRGLTRREADMLKDSFEAIRRLRDRMRGEFTGDVLQ; encoded by the coding sequence ATGGAGCCCCGAACCGCCATATTCCGCATGCTGGTGCGCGAGGCCATGGCCGCGATGCCGCCCAGCCTGCCCGCGGACGCCCCGTTGAACGACGTGGTGCGGCGGATGACCGATTCGCGGGCTTCGGGCGTCGTTCTCACGGGGCCGGACGGGCGGCCCGACGGCATCATCACCGAACACGACATCGCCCGGCGCGCCCTGTTCCAGGCCGGTGCCGACACGCCGGCGTCCCAGGTCATGACACGGCCGCTCCGCGTGATCGGGGAAACCGAATACCTATACCAGGCGATCGCCGTCATGCGCCGCACGGGCCTGCGCCACATGCCCGTGATCGACCCCGCCGGCCGCCTGACCGGCATGCTGAACCTGGACGACACCCTCGCCGTGGCGTCGCGCACCCTGATGGAGCAGATCGACAGCCTGACCCAGGCCGGCGACGTCGCCGGTCTGGCCCGGGTCAAGCGGGCGCAGGTCGCGCTCGCCGACCAGCTGTTCCGGGACAACCTGCCGGCGCCCGAGATCCAGGCCCTGCTCAGCAACATCAATCTCGATATCTACCGCCGCGTGGTCGACGGCGCGCTGGCCGCCATGGCCGCCGAAGGCCTGGGCCCGCCGCCGGTCGATTTCTCGGTCATCGTCATGGGCTCGGGCGGGCGCGGCGAGAGCTTCCTGTTCCCGGACCAGGACAACGGCTTCATCCTGGAGGACTACCCGGACGACCGGCATACGGAAATCGACGCCTGGTTCATCGATCTGGGCGAGCGCATGACACAGAACCTGGACGCCATCGGCCTGCCGCTGTGCAAGGGCTTCGTCATGGCGACCAATCCGCTGTGGCGCAAGACCCTCAGCCAGTGGAAGGCGCAGATCAGCCTGTGGAGCCGCAAGCGCGGCACGACCATGCTGCGGCTGTGCGACATCTTCTTCGACTTCAGGTCCGCCTGGGGCCGGGCGGATCTGGCCGACGACCTGCGCCGCCACGTCGTCGAAACGGCCCGGGGCAACCATATGTTCCTGCGCGAGATGTTCGAGGACGACCAGGATCACGGCCCGGCGATCGGCTGGTTCGGCCGCTTCATCACCATGAAGGAAAGCGACGCCGCGGGCTACAAGGGCTATCTGAACCTGAAGCATTCCGGAACCCTGCCGCTGGTCGAGGCCATGCGGCTTTTGTGCCTGCGCGAGGGCCTGGCGATCAACCCGACGCTGGAACGCATGCAGGCCCTGGAGGAACGCGGCGTCCTGGCCAGGGACGAGGCCGATTACCTTCAGGGCGCCTACCGGCATATCTCGCACTTGCTGCTGCGCCAGCAGATCGCCGATTTCCAGGCCGGCCGCCCGGTCACCAACTATGTCCATCCGCGCGGCCTGACCCGCCGCGAGGCGGACATGCTGAAGGATTCCTTCGAGGCCATCCGCCGCCTGCGCGACCGCATGCGGGGCGAATTCACCGGCGACGTGCTACAATAG
- a CDS encoding metalloregulator ArsR/SmtB family transcription factor, which yields MPMRTLDDTMAGMRAAAEPTRLRILALCADGDLTVSELVRILGQSQPRISRHLKVLTAAGLLARVPEGSWVFHRLAQDGPQTDLAARLVDLAPLDDEVLARDRQRLVQIKRERAEDAARYFRENAGQWDRLRSLHVDDAVVEKAILDLAPETIERHLDLGTGTGRILELLAGRTEHAQGVDLSREMLAVARANLDSAGLSHCQVRQADITQLPFPAETFDLVTLHQVLHYLDDPVRAIEAATAMLRPGGMLLIVDFAPHDEETLRRDHQHRRLGFSDTQTESWLKSAGLTPRAIRHLSGDPLTVTLWSAVKGPAAANTDTAPVLTKPAVGHTLENTV from the coding sequence ATGCCTATGAGAACGCTCGACGACACCATGGCCGGCATGCGCGCGGCGGCGGAGCCGACCCGCCTTCGCATCCTTGCGCTCTGCGCCGACGGCGACCTGACGGTTTCCGAGCTGGTCCGCATCCTGGGCCAGAGCCAGCCGCGCATCTCGCGCCACCTGAAGGTGCTGACCGCCGCCGGGCTGCTGGCCCGCGTGCCGGAAGGCAGTTGGGTGTTCCACCGCCTCGCCCAGGACGGTCCGCAAACGGACCTGGCCGCGCGCCTGGTCGATCTGGCGCCGCTCGACGACGAGGTGTTGGCCCGCGACCGCCAGCGCCTGGTGCAGATCAAGCGCGAGCGGGCCGAAGACGCCGCCCGCTACTTCCGCGAAAATGCCGGGCAATGGGACCGGCTGCGTTCGCTCCACGTCGACGACGCCGTGGTCGAAAAGGCGATCCTCGACCTTGCCCCCGAGACCATCGAACGTCACCTGGACCTGGGCACCGGCACCGGCCGCATTCTCGAACTTCTGGCCGGGCGCACGGAACATGCCCAAGGCGTGGACCTGTCGCGCGAAATGTTGGCCGTGGCCCGCGCCAATCTGGACAGTGCCGGACTGAGCCATTGTCAGGTCCGCCAGGCCGACATCACCCAACTGCCGTTCCCGGCCGAAACCTTCGATCTGGTGACCCTGCATCAGGTGCTGCACTATCTGGACGACCCTGTGCGCGCCATCGAAGCGGCAACCGCCATGCTGCGCCCCGGCGGGATGCTGTTGATCGTCGATTTCGCCCCCCACGACGAGGAAACCCTGCGCCGCGACCACCAGCACCGGCGCCTGGGCTTTTCCGACACCCAGACCGAATCCTGGCTGAAAAGCGCCGGCCTGACGCCGCGCGCCATCCGCCATCTTTCCGGCGATCCCCTGACCGTGACCCTGTGGTCCGCGGTCAAGGGCCCCGCCGCCGCCAACACCGATACCGCGCCGGTTCTGACAAAACCCGCCGTCGGCCACACCCTGGAGAATACCGTCTGA
- the ettA gene encoding energy-dependent translational throttle protein EttA has translation MASYQYSYVMKDVRKVYPGGREILKGLTLSFLPTAKIGVLGANGAGKSTLLKIMAGKDKDYSGEAWAAEGARVGYLEQEPELDPKLTVEENVTAGLGEVKDLVDRFNELSAKFAEPMDDDEMNALLAEQGELQEKIDAVNGWELDRTIEIAMDALRCPPGDADVTKLSGGERRRVALCRLLLQKPEILLLDEPTNHLDAESVAWLERFLADYDGTVMIVTHDRYFLDNVTGWILEIDRGQGIPYEGNYSSWLEQKQKRLAQEEREESARQRTLKQELEWIRQSPRARQDKSKARIARYDDLVAKSEEKVMGTASIIIPPAPRLGDLVIQAEHLRKGYGNRLLIEDLTFKIPPGAIVGIIGPNGAGKTTLFRMITDQEKPDGGDLRVGDTVILGYVDQSRDALAADKTVWQEISGGNDEIVLGKRAMQSRAYVAQFNFKGGDQQKKVGQLSGGERNRVHLAKMLLSGANVLLLDEPTNDLDVDTLMALEESLGDFAGCVLITSHDRWFLDRLATHIIAFEGNSQVVWFEGNYQSYEDDKKRRLGDAALEPHRIKYKPLTR, from the coding sequence ATGGCCAGCTATCAGTATTCCTATGTCATGAAAGACGTCCGTAAGGTCTATCCCGGCGGGCGCGAGATTCTCAAGGGCCTGACCCTGTCGTTCCTCCCGACCGCCAAGATCGGCGTGCTCGGCGCCAACGGCGCCGGGAAATCGACCCTGCTGAAGATCATGGCCGGCAAGGACAAGGATTATTCGGGCGAGGCCTGGGCCGCCGAGGGGGCGCGCGTGGGCTATCTGGAGCAGGAACCGGAACTCGACCCCAAGCTGACGGTCGAGGAGAACGTCACCGCCGGCCTGGGCGAGGTCAAGGATCTGGTCGACCGCTTCAACGAACTGTCCGCCAAGTTCGCCGAGCCCATGGACGACGACGAGATGAACGCCCTGCTCGCCGAACAGGGCGAATTGCAGGAAAAGATCGACGCCGTGAACGGCTGGGAGCTTGACCGCACCATCGAGATCGCCATGGACGCGCTGCGCTGCCCGCCGGGTGACGCCGACGTGACCAAGCTGTCGGGCGGCGAGCGGCGCCGCGTGGCGCTGTGCCGTCTGCTGTTGCAGAAGCCGGAAATCCTGCTGCTGGATGAGCCCACCAACCACCTGGACGCCGAAAGCGTGGCCTGGCTGGAACGCTTCCTTGCCGATTACGACGGCACGGTGATGATCGTCACCCACGACCGCTACTTCCTCGACAACGTGACAGGCTGGATTCTCGAGATCGACCGCGGCCAGGGCATTCCCTACGAAGGCAACTATTCCAGCTGGCTGGAACAGAAGCAGAAGCGCCTGGCCCAGGAAGAGCGCGAGGAATCGGCCCGCCAGCGCACGCTCAAGCAGGAACTGGAGTGGATCCGCCAGTCGCCGCGCGCCCGCCAGGACAAGTCCAAGGCGCGTATCGCGCGCTATGACGACCTGGTCGCCAAGTCCGAGGAAAAGGTCATGGGCACGGCGTCGATCATCATTCCGCCGGCCCCGCGCCTGGGCGACCTGGTGATCCAGGCCGAACACCTGCGCAAGGGCTACGGCAACCGGCTGTTGATCGAGGACCTGACGTTCAAGATTCCGCCGGGCGCCATCGTCGGCATCATCGGCCCCAACGGGGCGGGCAAGACCACCCTGTTCCGCATGATCACCGATCAGGAAAAGCCCGACGGCGGCGACCTTCGCGTCGGCGACACGGTGATCCTCGGCTACGTCGACCAAAGCCGCGACGCGCTCGCCGCCGACAAGACCGTGTGGCAGGAAATTTCCGGCGGCAACGACGAAATCGTGCTCGGCAAGCGGGCCATGCAGTCCCGCGCCTATGTCGCGCAGTTCAACTTCAAGGGCGGCGACCAACAGAAGAAGGTCGGCCAGCTGTCGGGCGGGGAACGCAACCGCGTGCACCTGGCCAAGATGCTGCTGTCCGGGGCCAACGTGCTGCTGCTCGATGAGCCGACCAACGATCTGGACGTCGACACCCTGATGGCGCTCGAAGAAAGCCTCGGCGATTTCGCCGGCTGCGTGCTCATCACCTCGCACGACCGCTGGTTCCTCGACCGCCTGGCGACCCACATCATCGCCTTCGAAGGCAACAGCCAGGTGGTGTGGTTCGAAGGCAACTATCAGTCTTACGAGGACGACAAGAAACGCCGCCTCGGCGACGCCGCCCTGGAGCCCCACCGCATCAAGTACAAGCCGTTGACGCGCTGA
- a CDS encoding methyl-accepting chemotaxis protein — protein sequence MNNLRISTASRLLLIAIVVTGIIQVVNVLRITNNVETIDDAWGEFQEAQNEKVRLLGDLRAAMGYGGLIENFKDYMLRQTDEYLENIKKFSDKSMSIIKTYEGLGLNDTETAALGTLEETVTVYGAQAGEIETLTFDAVAPEEIDAKIQIDPAPALEALRVLVQAAEGKKKKSAKKTKSQLLNSIRAHLGFGGLIHNFKNLVIRRDAAIADKVKADVAAITADAGAYKALGVSENEGKLLDDLLGVIAGYGKAAEAVLAQAGQGASAKDIDQDLSIDDSALTGALEGLKAEIKDQLDAKSQAVEDTLEAVRSLVQISVWITVVMLTLLVVGSYWLLNFRVRAPIMAITGAMNDLAGGNLDAEIPGLGEKTEVGEMADAVQVFKENAQEVKRMTAERETEDRRNRRRLRGEVLALNSALEEEVAKAVELVKDRVSTVENSARAAADLSQAAHTQASTVASAAEEATINVQTVASAAEQLSASINEISSQVGQSSQIARQATEEADRTNTQIQGLAQAAEKIGEVVSLITDIAEQTNLLALNATIEAARAGDAGKGFAVVASEVKNLANQTAKATEEIGKQIGDIQSATQSSVDAIAGITKTISDINEISSSVAAAVEQQGVATQEIARNVEQAAAGTQEVSSNIIQVTEVAGQSGDAASQQLEAAAQVKSGIDHMNGRLLEIIRDSQDPEWAGRHSVGTKVKATAGGVDRETTLHSLSKGGGIVIDRGLQVAEGEMFTIELPGVGAVKAAIVAKTDDRTHARLELDEDQTDAFRMYVDGLA from the coding sequence ATGAACAATCTGCGGATCAGCACGGCGAGCCGGCTGCTGCTCATCGCCATCGTGGTGACGGGCATCATCCAGGTCGTCAACGTGCTCCGAATCACCAATAACGTCGAAACCATCGACGATGCCTGGGGCGAATTCCAGGAAGCGCAAAACGAAAAAGTCCGCCTTCTCGGCGATCTCCGCGCGGCCATGGGATATGGCGGCCTGATCGAGAACTTCAAGGACTACATGCTGCGCCAGACCGACGAGTACCTGGAGAACATCAAGAAGTTCTCCGACAAGTCGATGAGCATCATCAAGACCTACGAAGGTCTGGGACTGAACGACACGGAGACGGCGGCGCTCGGCACGCTCGAGGAAACCGTCACGGTCTACGGCGCCCAGGCGGGCGAGATCGAGACCTTGACCTTCGACGCCGTCGCACCCGAGGAGATCGACGCCAAGATTCAGATCGACCCGGCCCCGGCGCTGGAGGCGTTGAGGGTTCTCGTCCAGGCGGCCGAGGGCAAAAAGAAGAAGAGCGCGAAGAAGACCAAGTCGCAGCTTCTGAATTCTATCCGCGCCCATCTGGGGTTCGGCGGCCTGATTCATAATTTCAAGAATCTGGTGATCCGCCGCGATGCGGCCATCGCCGACAAGGTCAAGGCCGACGTCGCCGCGATCACCGCCGATGCCGGGGCTTACAAGGCTCTCGGCGTGTCGGAAAACGAAGGCAAGCTGTTGGACGACCTGCTCGGCGTCATCGCCGGCTACGGCAAGGCGGCCGAGGCGGTGTTGGCCCAGGCCGGACAGGGAGCCTCGGCGAAAGACATCGATCAGGATCTGAGCATCGACGACAGCGCCCTGACCGGCGCCCTCGAAGGCCTGAAGGCCGAGATCAAGGATCAACTCGACGCCAAGTCGCAGGCGGTCGAGGACACCCTGGAGGCGGTGCGCAGTCTGGTTCAGATCAGCGTGTGGATCACGGTGGTGATGCTGACCCTGCTGGTCGTCGGCAGTTATTGGCTTCTGAACTTCCGCGTGCGCGCACCCATCATGGCGATCACCGGCGCCATGAACGATCTGGCCGGCGGCAACCTGGACGCCGAAATTCCCGGCCTCGGCGAAAAGACCGAGGTCGGGGAAATGGCCGATGCCGTCCAGGTGTTCAAGGAGAACGCCCAGGAAGTGAAGCGGATGACGGCGGAACGCGAGACCGAGGACCGGCGCAACCGGCGGCGGCTGCGGGGCGAGGTTCTGGCGCTCAACTCGGCGTTGGAGGAAGAGGTCGCCAAGGCCGTCGAACTGGTCAAGGACCGGGTCAGCACGGTCGAGAATTCGGCCCGGGCGGCGGCGGACCTGTCGCAGGCGGCCCATACCCAGGCCTCGACCGTGGCCAGTGCCGCCGAGGAGGCGACGATCAACGTGCAGACCGTCGCCAGCGCGGCGGAGCAGCTCTCGGCCTCGATCAACGAGATTTCCTCGCAGGTCGGCCAGTCGTCGCAGATCGCGCGGCAGGCGACCGAGGAAGCCGACCGCACCAACACCCAGATCCAGGGCCTGGCCCAGGCGGCGGAAAAGATCGGCGAGGTCGTCTCGCTGATCACCGACATCGCCGAGCAGACCAACCTGCTGGCGCTCAACGCGACCATCGAGGCGGCCCGCGCCGGCGACGCCGGCAAGGGCTTCGCCGTGGTGGCGTCCGAGGTCAAGAACCTGGCCAACCAGACCGCCAAGGCGACCGAGGAAATCGGCAAGCAGATCGGCGACATCCAGTCGGCGACGCAAAGCAGCGTCGACGCCATCGCCGGCATCACCAAGACGATCTCGGACATCAACGAGATTTCGTCGTCGGTGGCGGCGGCGGTCGAACAGCAGGGCGTGGCGACGCAGGAGATCGCGCGCAACGTGGAACAGGCCGCGGCCGGCACCCAGGAGGTGTCGTCCAACATCATCCAGGTGACGGAGGTCGCGGGCCAGTCCGGCGACGCGGCGTCGCAGCAGCTGGAGGCGGCGGCCCAGGTCAAGTCGGGCATCGACCACATGAATGGCCGCCTGCTCGAGATCATCCGCGACAGCCAGGACCCGGAATGGGCGGGCCGTCATTCGGTGGGCACCAAGGTCAAGGCGACCGCCGGCGGCGTGGACCGGGAAACGACGCTGCACAGCCTGTCGAAGGGCGGTGGAATCGTGATCGACCGCGGGCTCCAGGTCGCCGAGGGCGAGATGTTCACCATCGAGCTTCCGGGCGTGGGGGCGGTCAAGGCGGCGATCGTCGCCAAGACCGACGACCGAACCCATGCGCGTCTTGAGCTGGACGAGGACCAGACGGACGCGTTCCGCATGTACGTCGACGGCCTGGCCTGA
- a CDS encoding DMT family transporter, translating into MTALAITAFASNSLICRAALGPGLIDPATFTTVRLVSAAAVLAAIVFVRRGRLPQLAFGDWRAAGALFAYAVFFSFGYVLLTTGTGALILFGSVQLTMFAWAFYEGERFTAFAWAGLALAAGGLVWLVLPGLEAPDPLGALFHTLSGAAWGVFSLLIRGARHPVESNAANFLICVPLTLLVSALFWADLDAGAPGLALAVLSGGLASGCGYVIWYWVLRHVPAARASATQLSAPAIAALGGVVLLGEDLTLRLIVASAAMLGGVAVVLMQKARAAPPAE; encoded by the coding sequence ATGACCGCGCTGGCGATCACCGCCTTCGCGTCGAACTCGCTGATCTGCCGCGCCGCCCTGGGCCCGGGGCTGATCGACCCGGCGACCTTCACCACCGTGCGTCTGGTCTCGGCGGCGGCGGTCCTGGCCGCGATCGTGTTCGTCCGGCGCGGCCGCCTGCCGCAACTGGCCTTCGGTGACTGGCGCGCGGCGGGGGCGCTGTTCGCCTACGCCGTGTTCTTTTCCTTCGGCTATGTGCTGCTGACCACGGGCACGGGCGCACTGATCCTGTTCGGCTCGGTTCAGCTCACCATGTTCGCCTGGGCGTTCTACGAAGGCGAACGGTTCACCGCGTTCGCCTGGGCCGGACTGGCGCTGGCCGCGGGCGGGCTGGTGTGGCTGGTGCTGCCGGGGCTGGAGGCGCCCGATCCCCTGGGCGCCCTGTTCCACACCCTGTCGGGGGCGGCCTGGGGCGTGTTCTCGCTGCTGATCCGGGGGGCCAGGCATCCCGTGGAATCCAACGCCGCCAATTTCCTCATCTGCGTGCCGCTGACGCTTCTCGTCAGCGCCCTGTTCTGGGCCGACCTGGACGCCGGTGCCCCGGGCCTGGCCCTCGCCGTGTTGTCCGGCGGGCTGGCGTCGGGCTGCGGCTACGTCATCTGGTACTGGGTGCTGCGCCATGTACCGGCGGCCCGGGCCTCGGCGACGCAGCTTTCGGCGCCGGCCATCGCGGCCCTCGGCGGCGTGGTGCTGCTGGGCGAGGACCTGACGCTGCGCCTGATCGTCGCCTCGGCCGCCATGCTGGGCGGCGTGGCCGTCGTGCTCATGCAGAAGGCGCGGGCAGCCCCGCCGGCGGAGTGA
- a CDS encoding aldo/keto reductase — translation MLTRRRFLERTALAGLAAVLPGGAAAAAPIIRTIPRTGAAVPVIGMGSWLTFDVGDDASARAARTRVLKTFFALGGGMIDSSPMYGSSEAVIGHGLAALGKPEGLFAATKVWTPGQDHGIRQMAASERLWGIERFDLLQVHNLLGWEGHLETLLDWKAQGRVRHIGITTSHGRRHDELARIMTSQPIDFVQLTYNIDDREAEQRLLPLAAEKGIAVIANRPFQRGALMDRLQGRPLPPVAAEIGAANWAQVLLKWIVAHPAVTCAIPATTRVDHMQENMGAARGPLPDAKMRREILTFTGRL, via the coding sequence ATGCTGACGCGCCGCCGCTTCCTGGAACGCACCGCCCTGGCGGGCCTCGCCGCCGTCCTGCCCGGGGGCGCCGCCGCGGCCGCCCCGATCATCAGGACCATCCCCCGGACCGGCGCGGCCGTTCCCGTCATCGGCATGGGCAGCTGGCTGACCTTCGACGTCGGTGACGACGCGTCCGCCCGCGCCGCCCGGACCCGGGTGCTGAAGACCTTCTTCGCCCTGGGCGGCGGCATGATCGATTCCTCGCCCATGTACGGCTCGTCCGAGGCCGTCATCGGCCATGGGCTGGCCGCCCTGGGCAAGCCCGAGGGCCTGTTCGCCGCGACCAAGGTGTGGACGCCGGGCCAGGACCACGGCATCCGCCAGATGGCGGCATCGGAACGGCTGTGGGGCATCGAACGCTTCGACCTGTTGCAGGTCCACAACCTGCTCGGCTGGGAAGGTCATCTGGAAACGCTCCTGGACTGGAAAGCGCAAGGCCGCGTCCGCCATATCGGGATCACCACGTCCCACGGACGGCGCCACGACGAACTGGCGCGCATCATGACGTCGCAGCCCATCGACTTCGTGCAGTTGACCTACAACATCGACGACCGCGAGGCCGAACAGCGCCTGCTGCCGCTCGCCGCCGAGAAAGGCATCGCCGTGATCGCCAACCGGCCGTTCCAACGGGGGGCCCTGATGGACCGCCTGCAGGGCCGCCCCCTGCCGCCCGTCGCCGCCGAGATCGGGGCCGCCAACTGGGCCCAGGTGCTGTTGAAATGGATCGTCGCCCACCCGGCCGTGACCTGCGCCATCCCGGCGACCACGCGCGTCGATCACATGCAGGAGAACATGGGCGCCGCCCGGGGGCCGCTGCCGGATGCGAAAATGCGGCGGGAAATCCTGACCTTCACCGGGCGCCTCTAA
- the metF gene encoding methylenetetrahydrofolate reductase [NAD(P)H], giving the protein MPKPPTDTLRQVAAFGRAAVAGGSVAAPLPDDVEVSFEFFPPSSEGAEANLWNSIQRLAPLNPKYVSVTYGAGGSTRERTHATVKRLLGETNLLPAAHLTCVDATTQEIDTVAQDYWDMGVRHIVALRGDPQDSSGHYTPHAGGYSFACDLVAGLRQIGDFNISVGAYPEVHPEARSAKADMDNLKRKIDAGADQAITQYFFDTDVYLRFVDQARAAGIWVPIIPGIMPIHNFTKVANFSKRCGATIPRWLGDLFDGLENDPDTHKLVAASLVAEQCRTLHAFGDKQFHFYTLNQADLTYAICHMLGVRPKHPVGSDAGDRTNKKQAG; this is encoded by the coding sequence ATGCCCAAACCGCCCACCGATACCCTGCGCCAGGTCGCCGCCTTCGGCCGCGCCGCCGTCGCCGGCGGCTCCGTCGCGGCACCCCTGCCCGATGACGTCGAGGTGTCGTTCGAATTCTTTCCGCCGTCCAGCGAAGGCGCCGAGGCCAATCTGTGGAACAGCATCCAGCGACTGGCGCCGCTGAACCCCAAGTACGTTTCGGTGACCTACGGCGCCGGCGGGTCGACCCGCGAGCGCACCCACGCCACGGTCAAGCGCCTGCTCGGCGAAACCAACCTTCTGCCGGCAGCGCATCTGACCTGCGTCGACGCCACGACCCAGGAAATCGACACCGTCGCCCAGGACTACTGGGACATGGGCGTGCGCCATATCGTGGCGCTCCGCGGCGACCCGCAGGATTCATCCGGCCATTACACGCCCCACGCCGGCGGCTATTCCTTCGCCTGCGACCTGGTCGCGGGACTGCGCCAGATCGGCGATTTCAACATTTCCGTCGGCGCCTATCCGGAAGTCCACCCCGAGGCGCGCAGCGCCAAGGCCGACATGGACAACCTGAAGCGCAAGATCGACGCCGGCGCCGACCAGGCGATCACCCAGTATTTCTTCGACACCGACGTCTACCTGCGCTTCGTCGATCAGGCGCGGGCCGCCGGCATCTGGGTGCCGATCATCCCCGGCATCATGCCGATCCACAATTTCACCAAGGTCGCGAACTTCTCCAAGCGCTGCGGGGCGACCATCCCGCGCTGGCTGGGCGACCTGTTCGACGGGCTGGAGAACGACCCCGACACCCACAAGCTGGTCGCCGCCTCCCTGGTCGCCGAGCAGTGCCGCACCCTGCATGCCTTCGGCGACAAGCAGTTTCATTTCTACACCCTGAACCAGGCGGATCTGACCTACGCCATCTGCCACATGCTGGGCGTGCGCCCCAAGCATCCGGTGGGGAGCGACGCCGGTGACCGAACGAACAAGAAACAAGCAGGCTGA